Below is a window of Malania oleifera isolate guangnan ecotype guangnan chromosome 1, ASM2987363v1, whole genome shotgun sequence DNA.
CAATAGTCAACCCAAGGTTCAATCATAAAGAGTGCACCTTAGAAGGTATAGGAGAAAAAAGGTCAAATAAATGGATACTCCTTTCCCATACAACAACAAATGCTTAGACTTTGATGTGAAAATTACATATTACAGTATAAATTTAAGTAAAAACTCATTCTCAACATCCAATTAAAACGGTAAAGAAATGGGAAGAATAAAGAACACAGTCATCAATCTGGTACCATAACAATAAAAGCACACCTCCAAAAAGGAACAAGATTGGCATAGCAATGACCATACACCAAGCTAGCGCCTCAGGCTAAATTTACAGCTACTCTGCTTTCCATTATAGTGCTCGGAAGCTGTCTGCTTTCTCAAGTCTAGCAGTGCCTGAGCTTGATGACTCACCCATTGCATCAGTGGAAATACCCATTTGGGATGAGTGCCGTTTCAGAGAAGTTGGCAAACCCGAAACCTCCTGGTAAGAATgaaagaagatggaagaagatgagaaggaaaacaaaaaacaaaaaacaaaagaaggaTGACCTCATCTCAAGTTTTCTTGCAGACATGCTTATATAAATTCTCTTCATATAATTCTTTGTATGAGAAGCATTCATGGAAATTATGGCCCTTTACTATGATGGCTAAATTTCTCCAAATCAAACAAATTGCAAAAGCTTTGACTTGAGAGAGAGAGGGGGCACCAACAAAAGTTGTTTCTTGTTAAAAATCTTAGTGCTATCAACCCATAGTTTTAAAAGGACATTTTCCAACCTTACTTTTGGAAGAAGTATACATGCAAGGGCAAAATAATTACTATTCATCCCAAAGACaaccaaaagaaattcaaaatttacctTCATCAAGTGCAACCTCAAGTCGCAAGGCCGAACTTGATTTCCAATACATGCCATCACAAATTTTGAATACTGAAACAAAACATCAGCAGCAGCTTGCTTTTTCTCATCAGTCTGCAATTGTATTCACAGCAACAGTCAAAGACCAATGGTAAGTGAATGTAGGTGATTAATCTAACAATGACATAGTACTTGGGACTAACCACTTTTAAAGGTTGTCCACCATATTCAAATTTTACAAGCATGCTCACCAAAAGGATGTGTAGCATTTTATATGCCACACCAAACCCTATACCATCCCTTAAAAAGCGATACCTTTACCATTGCAACTAAGATGAGGAAAGCTATGAACTacatttacaaaaaaataaaaatacaaataaaaaatcctaatcaATGGTTTCAATTTTTCAGATGTAACATTTCTCTATGAGAACAATCTGCACATCAAACTGCACGCACGCATAAAAAATAGCCCCTTGTGCCCAATTGGAAAAAAAGAATAGTGCCTTGTTGTCTAGGTAACTAAAACCTTTATGTGCGTTTGGGAACCTAGTTTTTAGGTCTTGGATTTGGAGCAATTGATGTGCCCAAACCGGCAACATGTCTAAATTCATGATTTCAAAAGGAAACGGTATAACAAAGAAAAACCATCAAGGATGAGGAGGATGAGGTACAAATCACACAGACAAGAATGCATGGATACACATTTTGGTATCGAATGGAAATTTCATTTTTACACATCTAATGGATGGATTCTTAAATTCACTATCAATGATTTTAAACTATTAAATACAATGGAATCCATATAAATTACAAACCAGAAACTAATGTTGCTTACAAGGCCCCGCCATCACAGAAAACACACATTCTTCTATGTTAAATGTGCCATTGAATAAATGGTATAGTTGGCAGAGTATGTAAAACCTTTTCAGATCCAAAGTTCAGAACCTCAGAGATATGTTTCATATCTTTTGAAGTCACGTTAGATGTAAATTTCCCAACAAAATGCTCAACTTATACATAACCAATGTGAGAAACTGGGACACATGGATAATAAGGCACAGTGCTGACAACTGCTGGTAAGTAGCAAGATGGAACTTTTCTAATCCCCCGCATTAGATACACTAATGTTTTAGTGAAGTAAAATAAAACTGGCCATGCACGTATGAGTTAATTGTAAGGTCGAATCCAGAATCCAAAAGAATGGGAAACCAATAAAATGAAATATTTGCTCTAGTCAAAACATTACCAAGAAACTACCGCATCAATGTCCTTATTACATAAAAAGATAAGGTTATCTATAGTTCAAAAGCTTGATTAGTTATCAGAAGATTTGTGCCCATGGGTGTGAGGTAAGGTGGACTGCATTTATGTTCCTGCGGTATCTTTTGGTAAATGACAAATTGAAGTAAGTTTCTTCTCCATGGGAAGCAATGTGGGAAACAACAATACTTGCTGCCACAAGTAGCCAAAGATCACTTGTTGCACAAGTTATAGG
It encodes the following:
- the LOC131155739 gene encoding uncharacterized protein LOC131155739, translated to MKEDYETDEKKQAAADVLFQYSKFVMACIGNQVRPCDLRLHLMKEVSGLPTSLKRHSSQMGISTDAMGESSSSGTARLEKADSFRAL